A single window of Archangium gephyra DNA harbors:
- a CDS encoding cytochrome P450, with protein MTHSFKSVPRIKESALLGSWSEFKSDRLGLVLRVMRECGELGEFHVGPVSMYFPTGPKLLHQILVEQADKFTTEPFMANFYPVLGRTTLPGIDGAHHRRIRRIMAPAFQPKRMMAYAEHMVGFADEVQRGMVDGSEVEIVGVMQHLALKILAKSVFHLEFNEDKYFFDCIHVASEYVGVRVSNPVQLPLWVPTPRNRRDQAAIAHLRGRARSLLEEGRQRGDKGDVLSLLLTAKDEDGTGLSEAELLDQILTLYIAGHETTANALSFAFMLLGQHPESQAKLQAEVDSVLGGRAPTYEDAPKLTYTLQVIKESLRMFPPAVFFGRAPIEDLEIEGYRFRKGQFCLLSPYAIHRNPEFFPEPERFAPERFTPENEKKLPRNTYLPFGTGPHVCIGQYFALLEAQLVLAHICQNVNVSLVPNQQIRLMPLATLGPSPFRVKVTRRKTATALAS; from the coding sequence ATGACCCATTCATTCAAGTCCGTTCCTCGCATCAAGGAGTCAGCGCTGCTCGGCAGCTGGTCGGAGTTCAAATCGGACCGTCTGGGTCTGGTGCTCCGGGTCATGCGGGAGTGCGGTGAGCTTGGTGAGTTCCACGTGGGGCCGGTGTCGATGTACTTCCCCACGGGGCCCAAACTGCTCCATCAGATCCTGGTGGAGCAGGCCGACAAGTTCACCACCGAGCCGTTCATGGCGAACTTCTACCCCGTGCTGGGCCGCACGACCCTGCCTGGCATCGATGGGGCCCACCACCGCCGCATCCGGCGCATCATGGCGCCCGCCTTCCAGCCCAAGCGGATGATGGCCTACGCCGAGCACATGGTGGGCTTCGCCGACGAGGTGCAGCGCGGCATGGTGGATGGCTCCGAGGTGGAGATCGTCGGGGTGATGCAGCACCTGGCCCTGAAGATCCTCGCCAAGAGTGTCTTCCACCTGGAGTTCAACGAGGACAAGTACTTCTTCGATTGCATCCACGTGGCCTCCGAGTACGTGGGCGTCCGGGTGTCCAACCCCGTGCAGCTTCCGCTCTGGGTGCCCACGCCCAGGAACCGGCGCGACCAGGCGGCCATCGCTCACCTGCGCGGCCGGGCCCGCTCCCTGCTCGAGGAGGGCAGGCAGCGGGGGGACAAGGGCGACGTGTTGTCCCTGCTCCTCACGGCCAAGGACGAGGATGGAACGGGTCTGTCCGAGGCGGAGCTGCTCGATCAAATCCTGACGCTCTACATCGCGGGGCACGAGACCACCGCCAACGCGCTCTCGTTCGCCTTCATGCTGTTGGGGCAGCACCCGGAGAGCCAGGCGAAGCTGCAGGCCGAGGTGGACTCGGTGCTGGGCGGAAGGGCGCCGACCTACGAGGACGCGCCCAAGCTGACGTACACGCTCCAGGTCATCAAGGAGTCGCTGCGGATGTTCCCGCCCGCGGTCTTCTTCGGCCGCGCCCCGATCGAGGACCTGGAGATCGAGGGCTACCGGTTCCGCAAGGGACAGTTCTGCCTCCTCAGCCCGTATGCGATCCATCGCAACCCGGAGTTCTTCCCGGAGCCGGAGCGCTTCGCGCCGGAGCGCTTCACGCCGGAGAACGAGAAGAAGCTGCCGCGCAACACGTACCTCCCGTTCGGCACCGGGCCCCACGTCTGCATCGGCCAGTACTTCGCGCTGCTGGAGGCGCAGCTGGTGCTGGCGCACATCTGCCAGAACGTGAATGTCTCGCTCGTCCCCAACCAGCAGATCCGCCTGATGCCGCTGGCCACGCTCGGCCCGTCGCCCTTCCGCGTGAAGGTGACGCGCCGGAAGACGGCCACGGCGCTGGCGTCCTGA
- a CDS encoding terpene synthase family protein gives MSSQQERLAQIKYLAMKSKDKRDHILALAGALGRPLGGWVARYPQLLRPFRVAQASLTLSAAAPFLEADSLLPGAQLMFWVFAVDDLFDEGPQPAAELVPRLERCLALLGNPEDTDTGGDPMREIMRDARDSLSRLPSFAFLRPYLVDALQDMVRCMHRESDWSAAYRHAPTQPLPPFEKYLENGGPTTGSLPFYLGVFSAMADASIPAHMDRLLKMNRAASASIRCANELRGYEREVGEGKLNLLTILQREFVEKEKLEPAAALEKARQLVKERLPAGLKECQGLAQQVRTDSGDPERFILNIAAFICDFYVHNDFHLEA, from the coding sequence ATGTCCTCCCAGCAAGAGCGCCTCGCCCAGATCAAGTACCTCGCCATGAAGTCCAAGGACAAGCGTGACCACATCCTCGCGCTCGCGGGGGCGCTGGGGCGTCCGCTGGGGGGGTGGGTGGCCCGCTATCCGCAGCTCCTGCGGCCGTTCCGGGTTGCGCAGGCCAGCCTGACGCTGTCCGCCGCGGCCCCGTTCCTGGAGGCGGACTCGTTGCTGCCCGGGGCGCAGCTGATGTTCTGGGTCTTCGCGGTGGACGATCTGTTCGACGAGGGGCCCCAGCCCGCCGCCGAGCTGGTGCCGCGGCTCGAGCGGTGTCTGGCGCTGTTGGGCAACCCCGAGGATACGGACACCGGGGGAGATCCGATGCGGGAGATCATGCGGGACGCCCGTGACTCGCTGAGCCGCCTCCCGAGCTTCGCCTTCCTGCGGCCCTACCTGGTGGATGCCCTCCAGGACATGGTGCGCTGCATGCACCGCGAGAGTGACTGGAGCGCCGCGTACCGCCACGCTCCCACGCAGCCCCTGCCCCCCTTCGAGAAGTACCTCGAGAACGGCGGCCCCACCACCGGCTCACTGCCGTTCTACCTGGGGGTCTTCTCGGCCATGGCGGACGCGTCGATTCCGGCGCACATGGATCGGCTGCTGAAGATGAACCGCGCGGCCTCCGCCAGCATCCGTTGCGCCAATGAGCTCCGTGGCTACGAGCGCGAGGTGGGCGAGGGGAAGTTGAACCTGCTCACCATCCTGCAGCGCGAGTTCGTGGAGAAGGAGAAGCTCGAGCCGGCGGCGGCCCTGGAGAAGGCGCGCCAGCTCGTCAAAGAGCGTCTCCCCGCGGGGCTGAAGGAGTGTCAGGGTCTCGCCCAGCAGGTGCGCACCGACAGTGGTGACCCCGAGCGCTTCATCCTGAACATCGCGGCGTTCATCTGCGACTTCTACGTCCACAACGACTTCCACCTCGAGGCCTGA
- a CDS encoding cytochrome P450 yields the protein MTGSGTPETTPTQSLTESAARKARLNPLSPENLLNPVPFYKELRETSPVHWSEELQSWLITRYDDVTNGFRDPRLSSDRGALFEYQMKALGAKSPEAFVQRNRLMMINRDGVSHLNQRRQTSPGFSPQSLDVYLPAIRRIMRSLVEQVQDRGEMDLVQEVSYQMPLLVLVEFLGLPTEDRQKFKDWSKPLADFVNPMPGTDPVAAANAAITASGELSNYLDRLINERRQEPGTDMISRMIQGGKMSQEELVANTHVMITAGHTTTTDQLGNGLHDLLSHPDQLQLLRENPSLVKSAVEEMLRFNPASPFFTRIAAEDFQLHGQDIKKGQLVFLGMAAANRDPKYFPDADRFDITRDNLMHKPMTFGFGPHHCLGAGLARRQLEVAIETLLERFPRLRLDESRKANPRAEGLVFRGFHSLPVRW from the coding sequence ATGACTGGATCGGGCACCCCTGAGACGACACCCACCCAGAGCCTCACCGAGAGCGCGGCGCGCAAGGCCCGCCTCAATCCGCTCAGCCCCGAGAATCTCCTGAATCCAGTTCCGTTCTACAAGGAACTGCGCGAGACCTCGCCAGTGCACTGGTCGGAAGAGCTTCAGTCCTGGCTCATCACCCGGTACGACGATGTGACGAACGGCTTCCGCGATCCCCGCCTGAGTTCCGATCGCGGCGCGCTCTTCGAGTACCAGATGAAGGCGCTCGGCGCGAAATCCCCCGAGGCCTTCGTGCAGCGCAACCGGTTGATGATGATCAACCGCGACGGCGTCAGCCACCTGAACCAGCGGCGGCAGACCAGCCCAGGCTTCTCCCCCCAGTCGCTCGACGTCTACCTGCCGGCCATCCGCCGCATCATGCGTTCGTTGGTGGAGCAGGTGCAGGACCGGGGCGAAATGGACCTGGTGCAGGAGGTCTCCTATCAGATGCCCCTCCTCGTGCTCGTCGAGTTCCTCGGCCTGCCCACGGAGGATCGCCAGAAATTCAAGGACTGGTCCAAGCCCCTGGCGGACTTCGTCAACCCCATGCCGGGCACGGATCCGGTGGCGGCGGCCAACGCGGCCATCACGGCCTCCGGCGAGCTCAGCAACTACCTGGACAGGCTCATCAACGAGCGCCGCCAGGAGCCCGGCACGGACATGATCAGCCGGATGATCCAGGGCGGCAAGATGTCACAGGAAGAGTTGGTGGCCAACACGCACGTGATGATCACGGCCGGGCACACCACCACCACGGATCAGCTCGGCAACGGCCTGCATGATCTGCTCTCGCACCCGGACCAGCTCCAGCTGCTGCGGGAGAACCCGTCCCTGGTGAAGTCGGCCGTGGAGGAGATGCTGCGCTTCAACCCGGCGTCGCCCTTCTTCACGCGCATCGCGGCGGAGGACTTCCAGCTGCATGGGCAGGACATCAAGAAGGGACAGCTGGTGTTCCTGGGCATGGCGGCCGCCAACCGCGACCCGAAGTACTTCCCGGATGCGGACCGCTTCGACATCACCCGCGACAACCTGATGCACAAGCCCATGACCTTCGGCTTCGGGCCGCATCACTGCCTGGGCGCGGGCCTGGCCCGCCGGCAGCTGGAGGTGGCCATCGAGACGCTGTTGGAGCGCTTCCCCAGGCTGCGCCTGGATGAGAGCCGCAAGGCGAACCCCCGGGCCGAGGGGCTCGTCTTCCGCGGCTTCCACTCGCTGCCGGTCCGCTGGTAG
- the ribB gene encoding 3,4-dihydroxy-2-butanone-4-phosphate synthase, with protein sequence MNRRKGQDAMARGGSRQHESDSISLVERALAEIRKGRMVILTDDEDRENEGDLVMAAEKVTPEAINFMATHGRGLICLSLVEERIRRLNLPLMVQDNTSSFQTAFTVSIEAAQGVSTGISAADRAHTIQVAVAPDAKPSDLARPGHVFPLRARDGGVLVRTGQTEGSVDLARLAGLSPAGVICEIMNADGTMARRPDLVKFARKHKMVLLSVADIIRYRLERERLIRRIGEATLERRGQGTFQAYTYGSDVDSAVHVALVKGDISGREPVLTRVHRACLVGDLLGSAGCDCGSQLEQAFQRIQQAGRGVVVFLQRDVPPKNRLQCTHVSNEEAVPGNNDQTRLREFGVGAQILKDLGLSRLRLLTNNPKKIVGLESYSLEVVEQIPLTLSAEPVRRVAARRPPRRRKTS encoded by the coding sequence ATGAATCGAAGGAAAGGCCAGGACGCAATGGCGCGCGGTGGCAGCAGGCAGCACGAGTCGGACAGCATCTCCCTGGTGGAGCGGGCGCTCGCGGAGATCCGCAAGGGGCGCATGGTCATCCTCACGGATGACGAGGACCGGGAGAACGAGGGAGACCTCGTCATGGCGGCGGAGAAGGTGACGCCGGAGGCCATCAACTTCATGGCCACCCACGGGCGCGGGCTCATCTGCCTGTCGCTCGTCGAGGAGCGCATCCGCCGGCTCAACCTGCCCCTCATGGTGCAGGACAACACCTCCTCCTTCCAGACGGCCTTCACCGTCTCCATCGAGGCCGCCCAGGGCGTCTCCACCGGCATCTCCGCCGCGGACCGTGCCCACACCATCCAGGTCGCGGTGGCGCCCGACGCGAAGCCGAGCGACCTGGCCCGCCCCGGCCACGTCTTCCCGCTGCGCGCCCGCGATGGCGGGGTGCTCGTGCGCACCGGCCAGACCGAGGGCAGCGTGGACCTGGCGCGCCTGGCCGGCCTCTCTCCCGCCGGCGTCATCTGCGAGATCATGAACGCGGACGGCACCATGGCCCGCCGGCCGGACCTGGTGAAGTTCGCCCGGAAGCACAAGATGGTGCTGCTGTCCGTGGCCGACATCATCCGCTACCGGCTGGAGCGCGAGCGGCTCATCCGGCGCATCGGCGAGGCGACGCTGGAGCGCCGGGGGCAGGGCACCTTCCAGGCCTATACCTACGGCAGCGACGTGGACAGCGCCGTGCACGTGGCGCTCGTCAAGGGTGACATCTCCGGCCGCGAGCCCGTGCTCACCCGCGTCCACCGGGCCTGCCTCGTGGGAGACCTGCTGGGCAGCGCCGGGTGCGACTGCGGCAGCCAGCTCGAGCAGGCCTTCCAGCGGATTCAGCAGGCGGGGCGCGGCGTGGTCGTCTTCCTCCAGCGTGACGTGCCCCCCAAGAACCGCCTGCAGTGCACCCACGTCTCCAACGAGGAGGCCGTGCCGGGCAACAACGACCAGACGCGCCTGCGCGAGTTCGGCGTGGGGGCTCAGATCCTCAAGGACCTGGGGCTGTCCCGGCTGCGGCTGCTCACCAACAACCCCAAGAAGATCGTGGGGTTGGAGAGCTACTCGCTGGAGGTGGTGGAGCAGATTCCGCTCACCCTGTCCGCCGAGCCGGTGCGCCGGGTGGCCGCGCGCCGCCCGCCCCGCCGCCGCAAGACGTCCTGA
- the ribE gene encoding 6,7-dimethyl-8-ribityllumazine synthase, with the protein MPRYIEGDFLPPKGRFAICVARFNAFITEELVKGAVDTLVRHGVADGDIDVFRCPGTYELPALTRRVADSRTYVGIITLGAVIRGGTPHFDYVAGECAKGIGTVAFNAQAAVTFGVLTCDTVEQAIDRAGVKAGNKGSEAAAACIEMVNLHAKLATTLATDGKKG; encoded by the coding sequence ATGCCTCGCTACATCGAAGGTGACTTTCTTCCTCCCAAGGGCCGTTTCGCCATCTGCGTGGCCCGCTTCAACGCGTTCATCACCGAGGAACTGGTGAAGGGCGCCGTGGACACGCTGGTGCGCCATGGAGTGGCCGACGGCGACATCGACGTCTTCCGCTGCCCCGGCACCTATGAGCTGCCGGCGCTCACGCGGCGCGTGGCGGACTCGCGCACCTACGTGGGCATCATCACCCTGGGCGCCGTCATCCGCGGTGGCACCCCGCACTTCGACTACGTCGCGGGTGAGTGCGCCAAGGGCATCGGCACCGTGGCCTTCAACGCGCAGGCGGCCGTCACCTTCGGCGTGCTGACGTGCGACACGGTGGAGCAGGCCATTGACCGGGCCGGCGTGAAGGCCGGCAACAAGGGCTCCGAGGCCGCCGCGGCCTGCATCGAGATGGTCAACCTCCACGCGAAGCTGGCCACCACCCTGGCCACGGACGGGAAGAAGGGCTAG
- the nusB gene encoding transcription antitermination factor NusB, with protein MGARRTARERALQALYQLEMTPGSVHDALESAWAATEESHREAEAVKFARELVDGVMGNRAEIDRLIEQHSHNWRLDRMSRIDRNVLRLGVFELKYRPDIPKKVSLNEAVELGKNFGTEESSAFVNGLLDRVAAALGKQ; from the coding sequence ATGGGCGCTCGGAGAACCGCACGGGAGCGCGCGCTGCAGGCGCTCTACCAATTGGAGATGACGCCCGGCTCCGTCCACGACGCCCTGGAGTCCGCGTGGGCCGCCACCGAGGAGTCCCACCGCGAGGCCGAGGCGGTGAAGTTCGCCCGCGAGCTGGTGGACGGCGTCATGGGGAACCGGGCGGAGATCGACCGGCTCATCGAGCAGCACAGCCACAACTGGCGGTTGGATCGCATGTCCCGCATCGACCGCAACGTGCTGCGCCTGGGCGTCTTCGAGCTGAAGTACCGCCCGGACATCCCCAAGAAGGTGTCCCTCAACGAGGCGGTGGAGCTGGGCAAGAACTTCGGCACCGAGGAGTCCAGCGCCTTCGTCAACGGCCTGCTGGACCGCGTGGCCGCGGCGCTGGGGAAGCAGTGA
- a CDS encoding M17 family peptidase N-terminal domain-containing protein — translation MNVTAYDVGLQGLDSLEGVDALCLFVGEDDRPLPGSAGFVDWRLCGALSRVLQSGFFVGARGDSLLLPADGRFPVPRIFVIGLGRRKGLDASSLGEALTNAGQILARAKVEGVALEIPGIGALDEAARASSLNDRFVPAFKGGRKVAVLADKELARRLPGRKG, via the coding sequence GTGAACGTCACCGCCTACGACGTCGGCCTGCAGGGCCTGGACTCGCTGGAAGGGGTGGACGCGCTCTGCCTCTTCGTCGGCGAGGATGACCGGCCCCTGCCGGGCTCGGCCGGCTTCGTGGACTGGCGGCTGTGCGGCGCCCTGTCGCGCGTGCTCCAGTCCGGCTTCTTCGTGGGCGCTCGCGGCGACTCGCTCCTGCTGCCCGCGGACGGCCGCTTCCCCGTGCCCCGCATCTTCGTCATCGGCCTGGGACGCAGGAAGGGCCTGGATGCCTCCTCGCTGGGTGAGGCGCTCACCAACGCCGGACAGATTCTCGCCCGGGCGAAGGTGGAGGGCGTGGCCCTGGAAATCCCCGGAATCGGGGCGCTGGACGAGGCCGCTCGGGCCTCTTCCCTGAATGACCGGTTCGTCCCGGCTTTCAAGGGTGGCCGGAAGGTCGCCGTGCTGGCGGACAAGGAACTGGCGCGCCGTCTGCCCGGACGCAAGGGCTGA
- a CDS encoding response regulator, with protein sequence MKFKILIVEDSKASRELIAATVESISGLEAIATSSGFEALKLLPRHRFDLIITDINMPDINGLELINFVKKNPNYRDTPLFIVTTEGREKDRDRGLALGAAEYLVKPFSPQSLVGLVRRYLKLA encoded by the coding sequence ATGAAGTTCAAGATCCTGATCGTGGAGGACTCCAAGGCGTCACGCGAGCTGATCGCCGCGACGGTGGAGTCCATCTCCGGTCTGGAGGCAATCGCCACCAGCAGCGGCTTCGAGGCCCTCAAGCTCCTGCCCCGGCACCGGTTCGATCTCATCATCACCGACATCAACATGCCGGACATCAACGGGTTGGAGCTCATCAACTTCGTCAAGAAGAACCCGAACTACCGCGACACGCCGCTGTTCATCGTCACCACCGAGGGCCGAGAGAAGGATCGCGACCGCGGCCTGGCACTCGGCGCGGCGGAGTATCTCGTCAAGCCCTTCTCACCGCAGAGCCTGGTCGGGCTCGTGCGCCGCTATCTCAAGCTCGCGTGA
- a CDS encoding chemotaxis protein CheA, translating into MNQAGKALAEFVAEGTEILEALGKDLLVLDQQRGTDPDPDLINGIFRAAHSLKGLSALFGQERISKLAHQSEDLLDRLRLGKLSLDDQVLDSLIETLDVLQALLAEASREVSSDGLSGRVTELGTRLANLGVTAAAVDEDPLDRLELDAQVRAVFTEYEEHRLRENVRRGVALYRVRAAFDLSDFDTGLAELNSRLKPLGEVVSTLPSSEPGGASGIAFDLIFGAKVPESELAAKLQGTPAQLFALKVRPAGGGARAPSVSAPVAQSAAQGVRQSAPATEAPAAPKKPRKKRAPKGGGVETPAAMESPVQAPLLRAVEEASPEDLTLGVLEAMRMGESSAPPRPEMAGPPVRTLTDEPASPRGPRMENESARSLTQTVRVDISRLDALMNTVGELLLIKANLQRMVETARQQEGSVMLSSKLWGQELSRETRQLERKLDALQQGLLEARMVPVGQVFDRLARLVRRIARDAGKEIDFVIGGGDVELDKLIVEELSDPLMHIIRNAIDHGAESPEARMAAGKSRRARVSLRAEQKGNHVVIEVSDDGAGIDELGVRDMALRKNLITEAQAREMSRRELLNLIFLPGFSTARSVSELSGRGVGLDVVKNNIGNLSGIIDVWSERGQGTAFHLTLPVTLAIIRALVVGVSGRTYAVPLNSVLEILSVKPSEIRTVERREVLDVRGTTLPLMRLARQFGHPERQNDRHFVVVAGLAQERLGIAVDELQGQQDIVVKSLGGRLQGVRGISGAADLANRRTVLVLDVGALLEEGMSLERRRA; encoded by the coding sequence GTGAACCAGGCCGGAAAAGCACTCGCGGAGTTCGTTGCCGAGGGGACGGAGATCCTCGAGGCCCTGGGCAAGGACCTGCTCGTGCTGGATCAACAGCGCGGCACGGATCCGGACCCGGATCTCATCAACGGCATCTTCCGGGCGGCGCACTCGCTCAAGGGCCTGTCCGCGCTCTTCGGGCAGGAGCGCATCTCGAAGCTGGCCCACCAGTCCGAGGACCTGCTGGACCGGCTGCGGCTGGGCAAGCTGTCCCTGGACGACCAGGTGCTGGACTCGCTCATCGAGACGCTGGACGTGCTCCAGGCCCTGCTGGCCGAGGCGTCGCGCGAGGTGTCCTCGGACGGCCTGAGCGGGCGCGTGACGGAGCTGGGCACGCGGCTGGCGAACCTGGGCGTCACGGCGGCCGCCGTCGACGAGGATCCGCTGGATCGGCTGGAGCTGGACGCGCAGGTGCGCGCCGTCTTCACCGAGTACGAGGAGCACCGCCTGCGCGAGAACGTGCGCCGCGGCGTGGCCCTCTACCGCGTGCGCGCCGCGTTCGACCTGTCCGACTTCGACACGGGCCTGGCCGAGCTCAACTCGCGCCTCAAGCCGCTGGGCGAGGTCGTCAGCACGCTGCCCTCGTCGGAGCCGGGCGGGGCCTCGGGCATCGCGTTCGATCTCATCTTCGGCGCCAAGGTGCCGGAGTCCGAGCTGGCGGCGAAGCTCCAGGGCACGCCCGCGCAGCTCTTCGCGCTGAAGGTGCGTCCCGCGGGCGGTGGTGCCCGGGCCCCCTCGGTGTCCGCCCCCGTGGCGCAGTCCGCCGCCCAGGGGGTCCGGCAGTCCGCTCCCGCCACCGAGGCGCCCGCCGCGCCCAAGAAGCCGCGCAAGAAGCGGGCTCCCAAGGGCGGGGGCGTGGAGACGCCCGCCGCGATGGAGAGCCCCGTCCAGGCCCCGCTGCTGCGCGCCGTGGAGGAGGCCAGCCCGGAGGATCTCACCCTGGGCGTGTTGGAGGCGATGCGGATGGGCGAGTCCTCCGCCCCCCCTCGCCCCGAGATGGCCGGTCCTCCGGTGCGCACGCTCACGGACGAGCCCGCGTCCCCGCGTGGCCCGCGGATGGAGAACGAGTCGGCGCGCTCGCTCACCCAGACGGTGCGCGTGGACATCAGCCGGCTGGACGCGCTGATGAACACCGTGGGCGAGCTGCTGCTCATCAAGGCCAACCTGCAGCGCATGGTGGAGACCGCGCGTCAGCAGGAGGGCTCGGTGATGCTCTCCAGCAAGCTGTGGGGCCAGGAGTTGTCGCGCGAGACGCGACAGTTGGAGCGCAAGCTGGACGCGCTCCAACAGGGCCTGCTCGAGGCGCGCATGGTGCCCGTGGGCCAGGTGTTCGACCGGCTGGCCCGGCTGGTGCGCCGCATCGCCCGGGACGCGGGCAAGGAGATCGACTTCGTCATCGGCGGCGGCGACGTGGAGCTGGACAAGCTCATCGTCGAGGAGCTGAGCGATCCCCTGATGCACATCATCCGCAACGCCATCGACCACGGCGCGGAGTCGCCGGAGGCGCGGATGGCGGCGGGCAAGTCCCGGCGGGCGCGCGTGTCGCTGCGGGCCGAGCAGAAGGGCAACCACGTCGTCATCGAGGTGAGCGACGACGGGGCGGGCATCGACGAGCTGGGCGTGCGCGACATGGCCCTGCGCAAGAACCTCATCACCGAGGCCCAGGCGCGGGAGATGAGCCGGCGCGAGCTGCTCAACCTCATCTTCCTGCCGGGCTTCTCCACCGCCCGCAGCGTGTCCGAGCTGTCCGGCCGCGGCGTGGGCCTGGACGTGGTGAAGAACAACATCGGCAACCTGTCCGGCATCATCGACGTGTGGAGCGAGCGCGGGCAGGGCACGGCCTTCCACCTCACGCTGCCCGTCACCCTGGCCATCATCCGCGCCCTGGTGGTGGGCGTGAGCGGGCGCACCTACGCGGTGCCGCTCAACAGCGTGCTGGAGATCCTCTCCGTGAAGCCCTCGGAGATCCGCACCGTGGAGCGGCGCGAGGTGCTGGACGTCCGGGGCACCACGCTGCCGCTGATGCGCCTGGCCCGGCAGTTCGGCCACCCCGAGCGCCAGAACGATCGGCACTTCGTGGTGGTCGCCGGCCTGGCCCAGGAGCGGCTGGGCATCGCCGTGGACGAGCTGCAGGGCCAGCAGGACATCGTCGTCAAATCGCTGGGTGGCCGCCTGCAGGGCGTGCGAGGGATCTCCGGGGCCGCGGACCTCGCCAACCGGCGCACCGTCCTGGTGCTGGACGTCGGTGCCTTGCTGGAGGAGGGGATGAGCCTGGAACGACGCCGCGCGTGA
- a CDS encoding chemotaxis protein CheW, translated as MPSLSVLLDSFFYRPDEDVGPIQELVAGTDETVEPVPEEIPEEYLAFRLEGEHYAVPIHGVREIVKVPPLTEVPRAAANLLGVMYLRGEVLPVYDIKVKLRLADKAQLVAGPDAPEPPRGARIIVVQTADGLAGIWVDLVSEVVRLRPSMLELAPPGVGGGERDCVVGLGRRKQQLFILLDIWQALT; from the coding sequence GTGCCTTCCCTGTCCGTCCTGCTCGACAGCTTCTTCTACCGTCCGGATGAGGACGTCGGCCCCATCCAGGAGCTGGTGGCCGGCACCGATGAAACCGTCGAGCCCGTCCCCGAGGAGATCCCCGAGGAGTACCTGGCCTTCCGGCTGGAAGGGGAGCACTACGCGGTGCCCATCCACGGGGTGCGGGAGATCGTCAAGGTGCCTCCCCTCACCGAGGTGCCCCGTGCCGCCGCCAACCTGCTCGGAGTGATGTACCTGCGGGGCGAAGTGTTGCCCGTCTACGACATCAAGGTGAAGCTGCGGCTGGCGGACAAGGCGCAGCTGGTGGCGGGTCCGGATGCTCCGGAACCTCCGCGCGGTGCGCGCATCATCGTGGTGCAGACGGCGGACGGATTGGCGGGCATCTGGGTGGACCTGGTCTCCGAGGTGGTGCGGCTCCGGCCCTCGATGCTGGAGCTGGCCCCTCCGGGCGTGGGGGGCGGCGAGCGCGACTGCGTGGTGGGGCTCGGGCGGCGCAAACAGCAGCTCTTCATCCTGCTCGACATCTGGCAGGCCCTCACATGA
- a CDS encoding chemotaxis protein CheW yields the protein MRQRFNVLSQLTQSRADESAAAERDPLVQLCAFFVGPEEYAVDIMRVEEILQPQRLTPIRGAPLFIEGVIRLRGSIIPVVDLRKRLLGVEAPVDTPKTRLLVCWLGRRRVAFTVDRVSEVVRLRRSEIKPAPAIGAVGPAPFIVGVYGEQEKREQEKQEKREPERRGLERRAPEARGQERLKLLLDVKALLLSEMVRDSGRRVNG from the coding sequence ATGAGACAGCGCTTCAATGTCCTGAGCCAGCTGACGCAGTCCCGGGCCGACGAGTCGGCCGCGGCGGAGAGGGATCCGCTCGTCCAGCTGTGCGCCTTCTTCGTCGGGCCCGAGGAGTACGCGGTGGACATCATGCGGGTGGAGGAGATCCTCCAGCCCCAGCGTCTCACCCCCATTCGCGGCGCGCCGCTCTTCATCGAGGGCGTCATCCGCCTGCGCGGCTCCATCATCCCCGTGGTGGACCTGCGCAAGCGGCTGCTCGGCGTGGAGGCCCCGGTGGACACCCCCAAGACGCGGCTGCTGGTGTGCTGGCTGGGCCGCAGGCGCGTGGCCTTCACCGTGGACCGGGTGTCCGAGGTGGTGCGGCTGCGGCGCAGTGAGATCAAACCCGCCCCGGCCATTGGCGCGGTGGGCCCGGCGCCCTTCATCGTCGGCGTGTACGGCGAGCAGGAGAAGCGCGAGCAGGAGAAGCAGGAGAAGCGCGAGCCGGAGCGGCGTGGGTTGGAGCGGCGCGCGCCGGAGGCACGCGGGCAGGAGCGGCTCAAGCTGCTGCTGGACGTGAAGGCGTTGCTGCTCTCGGAGATGGTGCGCGACTCCGGCCGGAGGGTGAACGGATGA